ATTGGCAGGGGAGGAAGCAGCGGCAACTTCACATTCAAACAACCGGCCATCACCCGGGGAGGTCCCACCGCTGCCGCGACCGGGGACTACGACTGCAGTCACATCGGCGCAATATAATAGTCTGACTCCTCGGCAAGAACTTTTCAGTAGCCCACAAACAGCTGTCGAGGAAAATATTCCAGCTGGGTACGATAATCAAATGAACGTGACATCCAATGACTTTTCTCATTCACAAGATACAGGGATAAAAAGAATCGGAGATGGTGCAACAGGCTCATCGGCGAAAACACGTTCCACGATTGCACATGCGCCAAGCGGTCGATTTTCTGAGGTAGTGCAGGAGCGACCCCCTATCGAATCTGTGGAGCAGCTATGTCAGCTCCAGACTCTAGCTCATCCAGTGGAGCGCTTTTTTGTTGAGTATCAACCCATGGCAACGCGTGGTTGCCGCAGTACCCAAGTACCCGTTGAGGAGGACGAAGCGCTGTTCAATCATCTCGCGGAGTACACGGATGAtgattctttcttttcatctggTAGTGCTGTTCTTGAAGAAGACACACGTCGGCTCCAGAACGATCCGTTACGGGGCCGCGCTATTCGTTCTGTGTTCGAGACGCTCTCACTGCGCTCCCTCACAAAGGGTCGAATACCTTACGAATTGGAGGATCAGGAGCGCAGCAGTGCTCCCTGGTTGAAGCAAGTTCATCAACGGGCGATTGCACTTCATCATTCGTCATTCTTTATATTTCCTGCAGGTATGAAAGCTCGTGTGATTGCGTACAACATTCTACACCACTGGTTGACTGAAATGTTGCTTATGTTAATCATCTTGGTATATTCCATGATGACAGCGGCCTGGTCCCGCGACACATGGCCCACATTGGAGAAACCGTCCTTCATGTTCTTCGCTGATGTTTTCTTCCTGTGTATCTACGCAATCGAATTTGTCGCACGGCTTTTTACTTCGGGCGCTGTTTCGCACTCCCGGGCATACTTTCGGTCGCCATGGCACTGTCTCGACGCCGCAGTGCTTTTGCTGATGATATTGAACTGCACAAACCTCCAATCGATGTGGAATTTTTCGGCATTCCGTCTCATTCGTGTTTTGAAGTCGAGCACATACGTGCCTATTCCAATTAACATGAAGCTGCTGGCGAAGTCGCTTCTGCGTTCAACGTCCAATGTGGTGAAGGTGTCCACTATCCTTTTTTATGTGCTGTTGTTCTTCTCGCTCGTGGGCCTTCAGCTCTTCTCGGGAGTGCTCCAATACCGCTGTGTTAGTCCAACCACGAAAAATGTAACAAATCAGTTGTGCCGCTTTAACCacagtgaaaaaaatgaaagttaTTACCACGGAGCTACGTGCCCCTCACCCCACTTATGCGTTGCCGACACATACGGAAATCCCCACCACGGCTACCGCAGCTTTGACAGCGTGGGACACTCATTTTTATCGGCTTTCCAGATAATGACGTTTCAGGGCTGGACAAGCCTGCTGCAAGAGACATCAGATACTACATCAGTAGCAGCTAttctgtacttttttttggcgATCCTGATCTGTGCGTGGATTATCCCTAGCTTATATTTGGGAGTCTTTATTGAAAAAATCGAGAAAACGAGACGATTGTTTGTACAGAAACAACTGCAGCTATTTGACGGTATGCTACTGGAGCAGCGGCAACGATTGAATGAGGCAATTAAGCTTCGTGATTTTGTCGAACGCGATGAAAGTGGAAAATTACGCCGACATCCAATCGAACTCATCCGGTCTGCTTCACGGAGGATTCAGAGGTCGAAACTCTCGAACAGCCAAACAAGCATCGCAACTGAGTCAGAGTCGGGAGAACCCGCGGTCGTGGTGAAAAAACCCATTGGGGACACAACAAAAGGTCGATCTCGCTGGACAGACGAGCAGCGTGTTCAACTCCACCTTTCGCTCACACGACAACGTGATATTGCCAGTGGGGGTGAACGCAGACGACGTGTGGTGATCAAAAATGATGGTGAGATAAGCGGGGGAACTGCTGGCCTCCATTCGCAACGGAAGGGATCGGAGTCAATAGGGGAGCGGGCGATGATGGTGACGGGTGATTTTGCGCTTGGAGGCCGCGTTGGCGTGGTCCAGCACCATCCGCTCACTCACACTATTGGTGCAGCTCACGGCACGGACCTTCCCCTGGCAGTTCGTCTAGATAACGAGGAAGAACAGTTGAGGTTCCTCAAAGATTATCAAAACCCGATAGACAATGACATAATGAGGCGGACTAACACTTTCGAGGACACAAACGGAAACTTACATCCCTCCTTCGTGCTCACCTCAACGCAGCGAAGGGGTGGAAGCTTCGATGAGGCATCCAACACAATTCGAACAACCACGGAAGCTGCTGGTGTCATTCCAAGCCGTCACTCAGCCACACTGAATGGTCATAATACTAGTAGGATGGACTCCAACGGGAGTTTAGATGAACCGACATCAAAGACCCAAACCGTATCGAAACGCGGGTCCCCAATGCCGCGTTTGTCCTCCGGTCAGGTACCCGAAGTTATTATCCACGACCCCGAAGGCGGTGACTTCCGATTCGCTGAAACGCGTTCACAGAAGTGGGGAATTGTACGTAATATCTTGCACATGTTCACCGAAGGGTATCCTCGCATTATTACGCAGTATATCCGTGAACATCGTCGGATGCAGCGACGGTTTGGTCTCACACCCCTCAATTACGTGAATAAGTACGAAGATGACGTGCTTCGGAAACTGCGGCAGCGGCGTGTGCTTCAAGTAAAGGAACCAGGTGCACCGTCACAAACTTCGCGCGCAAGCGGTGACGAGGAACTTGTCGAAGTGAATGGAAATAAGGTTATCCTAACCGACAGCGACGATATTGGAGACCTGTCACCGATTCAAATGGCTACCAATATTGTTAGAAATGTACCTGTAACGCCTTTCGGTGCCGTGATGCTGGTTATTGTCATCGTCAACGGCATTTTCAACGCAACGCGGTATTTTCAGCAACCAGAATATTGGGAAACTGCCCTTTTCGTCCTTGGTATTATTTTTACGTCATTTTTCGTGCTGGAGATTGTTGTCCGTGTCATAGGACTCGGGCTCGTTTCATTTTTACTGGATTTCAACAATCTGTTGGATGTTACTGTTACAATTCTCGGGTTCGTGGAGCTCGCCTACGCACGGTCAAACGTCGTTACAGTGCTAAACTGGGTGAGGCTTCTGCGCCTATTTCGCACTTTGCCATTTGCACCTATGCGGCGGGTGTCACGAGTGCTGTTACTGGGTTTCGCAGACATGTTGTATGCGTTGTTCTTCTTCAGTATCTACATGTTTATGTGGATTCTCATCGGCATGAGTTTCTTCGGCGGTCCCAATGGCATGGTGGATCATACGTTCCAGGATTACTACACGCGTGGAAATTTTGACACATTTTCTGGTGCTTCATTTGCTGTGTCGCAGGCATTCTCATATACTCGTGAGGAATGGGTGTACCTGACGTGGAACGGCATGCAATCTCGTGGTGAGTACACCGTTCTTTATTTCATGGCCGTCGTCGGTGTGGCTTTTATTGCCCGCTACTTCTTCGTCGCCGTATTCGCGTGGGCATGGCAGagcgaggaagaggaggaagaaaactaCGCAGCAATCGCTAAAGGTGGTTCAGGTGGCCGACGGGAAGTTACCCGACTGCATTGGTTTGACTTTACTGTGTGGCGCTCGTTCAAGCACATACATGGAGGGTTCGAGAGGCGAGATGTTGCACCGGATGAAGTGTTTCATTTGAACGAAGATATGCGCAAACAACTTCGCATTGCGGAAGCAAAGGAACGGTTCACCAAGGAGGCCCTCGCGCAGACCGACTTGGCCATGAGTCAACGCCGGATGGGGTCTCCGATGGCCAGCCCTTCTGCAACCATGGGATATAATACAGACGGCTGCGCACCGGCGGCGCAGGTTGGCACAGCTCCTAGATATGTTAACGTTGGTGGGCAACTGCAGCGTCACATAAACCCATCAGTTGACTTTGTTGATGCGCAGGTTCCACCCCTTAACGCGCCCATATCCCAGTTTCAAGCTGAGAATGCGCAACTCCGGTTCGCCCGTCGCTATAGCACCGTCCCCGCCTCGGTGTACACTCCTGTAATACAAGATGATGGTATTGATAGACCATCCCCTTCAGCCCGTTCAAGCCCGTCGGATGCGGGGGAGCGGAGCGGGGAGCTTGGTGGGGAAAGTCAGCAAAATGGCCAAGAGGAGGGAGACGGTCAATATTCTCCGAGGGGGGTGTCCCCTAATGGAACGGGAGGGAGAGCGACTTCGACGGGCCTGCAACGAAAATCAAGTGTCCTTGGGCGTTTTCCCAGGTTGGGGTACGATCGAGCTGCAGGTAAGAAAGACGGAGGGTCAAGAAGTGTAAGCGCCTCCGCCATGCAACAGACGGGTGACGGTAACGAGTTGAGGGGAGACTACGTTAACGAGGGAGAGGCCAACGGTGGCAGCATGGTGTACGAACACATTCTGTACCCTGGGCCGCGGTTACGCTACAAACACGTAATGCGAAACCAATACGTGCGGGTGTTTGAGCGTTGTTTAGATTGTAATACCTATCAACAGATGCCCTTGCGGGCCCCGCCGAATGTCCAACAACGAACACCGGAAGAATTACATGCTGAACACTGTCACATGGCTGCTGTGCGGAGTTCGCGTCAACTGGTATTGAATGCCATAATGGGTTATGTTCGCTTGCAGAAAGATATTAATCAACCACCGACGCGTGATGCAGTTGAAACGGTACTTGGACAAGCTTGGAGTTGTGGAATGTTGCTGTTCGAAACAATCGAGTATCTCTCCTGTAGTGATATAGAGCAGCGGGAGTATCGAACGTGGGATCGCACACTGGAGGCGTTGCAATTGCAACAATGGTTGATAGGTCTGCATGTGGGCGAAGAACAAGTTGGTCGTGCAACCCTAGCCTACACATTGGCCCAccgaaagagggagaaactCGCCGTGGAACACAAGTCGTTTGAGCTTTCGTGGCGTCagcgttctttctttttcatatcTCCTTCGAACCCAGTGCGTCGTTTGTCAACGAGAATTATACAGTCACGATGGTTCGACATTTTTATTCTCACTGTTATATTCATTGCGTCATTTTGCCTATGTTTCCACATTCCCGGAAAGGCTAACGACCCAGAAACGGGTTTCGTGGTGCTACGTGCCTTTGACGGAATCTTCACCTGTATATTTTTGGTGGAGATGATAATGAAGTGGATCAGCATGGGTGTAATTCTCTTCAGACCGGAGGCATACTTCTGGCACTGGTGGAACGTTTTTGATTTCGTTATTGTCATTGTGTCGCTGATCGGATTGGCAGACCAACACAGCGCCCTCCGCTCCATCAAGGTTTTGCGTTGTTTTCGGATACTTATCCCTATGCGGGTGTCCAACTTCAATAGAAGTCTTTCCAAGATCTCGTCAGCCTTACTTGATTGTCTGCCGACAGTAGCGAACATTCTTCTGCTGTTTTTTATCAATTACTTTGTGTGGGCTGTGCTGGCAGTACGGCTTCTAAATGGCCTCACCCACTCTTGCAGTGATCCGTCCTTCGTCGACATTACGGCCTGCGAAGACGCCAAACATGAATGGTTGCCCAAAGTGCGTAATTTTGACTCTTTCTTCCAAAGTTTGCTGACAATGATAGAGGTCAGCGTGGGGTCGAAGTGGCTGGATGTTATTTACACGGGTGTAAATGGTCGAACGTCTGAACATGCGCCTATGGATGACCATTACCTTGCAAGGGGATTCTTCTTCATCGTATACTATTATGTCTCCCACCTCATTTTGTTCTCACTGTTTACTGCGTCTATGATTTACAGCTATCTGTTAACCAAAAATGCAGCTGAGGGAGTATTGGGGATCACGTTTGAGCACCAGCTTTGGATTCGCATGCAACGTATGACACTGCAACTCAAGCCACGTGTAAAGCTTGTTCCTTTGTGCAACCAAGTGTCACAGTTTTTGCACAATGTTGTCATCCGCCCCATATTTGAGGTAGTGGGTGCGAGTGTACTTCTTCTCAACATTCTTACCATGGCATTGCACTGGTATGGCGAGACTAAATCGAAGGCAAGCGTGTTAGCTGCCTTTCAATATGTGTGGATGTTTTACTTTACCGTCGAGGCGGCCATGAAGATTGGAGCCCACGGAATGCGGGCGTTCTCCCGGTGGGCGTTTTCTTTTGACTTCTTCGTGTTACTATTGTCCTTTATTGGGTTAATAGTGGATGCGGCAAGTAGCGAGGGTATGCCGTTTAACGTGAACGTACTTCGTATGCTGCGGCTAGGTCGCTTCTTCTCCGCTGCAAAGGTTTTTAAACCGATGAGGAAGCAGTTTTCATTACTGCATGAGGTGCTGATTCGTTCGGCAGTTTCCCTTGCCAACGTGACGCTTATATTGTTTCTAGGGGTGTTCGTCTTCACGGTACTTGGTCTTCACCTCGTTGGAGGTGTTCCTGTGGGGGAAGGTGGTTACTTTGACGACCGGTACACAAATTTCAACAATTTTGGTAATTCGCTGATGATGACGTTTCGCCTCACCACTTTGGAGAACTGGAGCCCGTCGCTTCGGGAAGGTATGAATGTCACACGCAAATGCACTGAAGATGATTGCAGCGTGAACTATGGGTCGGCGTTTTACTGTCTTCTGCTACTTGTTTTCCTCGGGTTAATTGTTCTCAGTTTTTACATGGCGGTGATTGTGGATCATTATGTTACAGCTGCACGCATGAACACGAGCATAACACGTATTGAAGACCTGCGGAGGTTCCGTGATCTGTGGTCCGAGTTCGATCCCAATGGAGCACTCGTgctgcacacacacgaacTCCCAAAACTTCTCGAATCTCTGAGACCACCCCTTGGTCTTACCTCCAGGCATAATCGTGTCGAGCTTCTTAGATTACTGCGAGAGTATGACATTCCAAATCACCGTGGGAAAGTTCACTACCACGAGGTGCTTCTGCCGTTGGCTCGCAGGGTCCTGGCAATGGCCTTCAGCAGAGATACGATGGATTACAGGACAACGTTTGACACATTATGGCGCCACTCCGAGAAGTCGCTCCGTGCACTGCCAACAGTGCTTGGTAAGCGCTCCCACGCAACGGCCGCGCAGCATTTTGCTGCGAGCTATGTGCAGGCGGTATGccgaaggaagaaagctTGTCGAGAGGTGCAGAGGGTACGATCTGAACTTTGGCACGAGGGTCGTGCTGTTTGTGACGAGCTCGGCTTGCCCTATGCGGATTACGGCTTTGGGAACCTTTTACTGGAGGGTCCGGATCCTATGCGAGATCTTGTGCCACGCAGTGCCTCTGCAGCGAGCTCTGGTGGAAAAGGCACCCAAAAAGGTGCCAGTGAAGCGGAGAACGCCGCCTCTTCCCCACTGTGGCGGGCCGGCCAGGCCGAATCGCCATCGAGTCCAAGGAGTGAGGGAGAAACGATTGACGGCAGGGCCCCTGCCGCCCGCCTTCCCGGCGCGTACCAACCGGCGATAGAAGAACGTGAGAAACGGTTTGGCCCCGATGTTCCGAACGCTCTTCGACGCCACGAAACACGCTCGGAAAAACTTAGACGCAAGGATGAGGAGCGGATGCTGCAATCCACTCCCGATGATGCGGTGTCTTCACCAGTATCCAACGTGCGCTCGAATTCGCAGCGAGTTAACGTGGGCGAATACCAGCCACCACTAGGAACAGATCCCACCAGTTGGCTTGGTAGCAATGTAAACCGTGGGTCAACCGTAGGTGGACCAACGACAGAATCTCGCACGAGTAGCGTTATGCCTGCTCCACAGGGACCTACAGCACCAGAGTAGCACCGATATTATCCAGAGCTTATgcgtgaaaaaaaatgtgaggtGAAGACATGCAATCTTGCTCGGGTGAAGCACCcccattatatatatatgcgcacATGTGTATAACCATCCGTTCACAAGCCCAGTTTCGATGTATATGTTACCTCCCatgtcactttttttttaaaatgtatACACACTCCTTGTTATGGACACAATTTACAACTAGAGGAAAACGATTTACGGGGACCATGATAAGTGACGTTGTATAGAGTGCGATCGAAGTTGTCTCGTTACTgatgaaaacaataatatttgtgtgagagaaaacaacaaaactatGGCGGTCAAAGCCCACATATAATAGAAAAGAATATAAAAAGCAAATGaattcccctttccccaccAAAAACCAAAATTGCAAGCAGAAAAATGTGGAATAACGATCTTAACAATATGTTTCTTTATGTATCGCTATGTTGTGCGGTTAGATGTCGTGTGTGATGTCACTAGTTAGAGAAATATTAaattctcttcttcttgtttctcGAGTTTAATAAAGTTTCTCACTATATAGGGTTTAGTCTTTTaactgttttatttgttgagGTGTTTTGCTTGTGAATAACATTATTATTTACTTAGGGGCTGGAGAGTACGGAATCGATGGATATACACTCCGTTATTTGCTTAGTTTGGGATAAATAATTCGTGTGTTCTGcacttttgtttccactgGGCGGCAGAGGAGAGGCACACCGCTCCAGAGACTCTCTGTGAAATTTCTTTGGTGTAGCATTAGGGGAGTACTCTTTCAAATGCCCAACCGCTACGGGCGCTCGACCACGGCTGTAGGTGACCGCTGCACACCCATCTGATCGTTTCCTCCTGTCGTTTGAATGACATCGCCCGATATTTTTTAGTTTCCCGCATATCTTGGTTGCAGTAAATACATTGCATAAATTTGCGAAACTGTGGTCTTTTTACGGCTATCTTATATCGTCGTTGTGGAGGTGCTCCACCCTTCTGCCTGTCTTCAGCTAACACGCGATCTTTTATAATCCTTCTTATCCTATGCCATAGATCTGCGATTTTAACTGTAAACAGCAAGCTTAACAGCACAATATTATATAAACTCAAGATAAACTAAAGTCTCTATATATGACGATCCAGAAAGTTCACGGTCGCGAAGTCCTTGACTCTCGTGGTAACCCCACAGTGGAGGTTGAAGTGACGACAGAGAGGGGTGTGTTCCGGTCAGCTGTGCCGTCTGGTGCATCGACCGGTGTGTATGAGGCCTGCGAACTGCGCGACGGGGACAAGAAGCGCTACGTCGGGAAGGGTTGCCTACAGGCAGTAAAGAATGTAAATGAGGTAATTGGCCCTGCGCTTATCGGCAGGGACGAGCTTAAGCAAGAAGAATTGGACACACTGATGCTTCGGCTCGACGGCACTCCCAACAAGGGTAAGCTCGGTGCCAACGCTATCCTCGGATGCTCGATGGCCATCAGCAAAGCCGCTGCTGCGGCGAAAGGTGTTCCCCTCTACCGCTACCTTGCCTCCCTCGCCGGTACGAAGGAACTGCGCCTTCCTGTTCCTTGCTTCAACGTGATCAACGGTGGCAAGCACGCCGGAAACGCCTTACCCTTCCAGGA
This region of Trypanosoma brucei gambiense DAL972 chromosome 10, complete sequence genomic DNA includes:
- a CDS encoding calcium channel protein, putative; its protein translation is MAEPPPPQPLRKGFFRADPHGLRPPESPRDAEEPENHDIVEDPPLPASRNLPPPRLRPMGGGPPLAGEEAAATSHSNNRPSPGEVPPLPRPGTTTAVTSAQYNSLTPRQELFSSPQTAVEENIPAGYDNQMNVTSNDFSHSQDTGIKRIGDGATGSSAKTRSTIAHAPSGRFSEVVQERPPIESVEQLCQLQTLAHPVERFFVEYQPMATRGCRSTQVPVEEDEALFNHLAEYTDDDSFFSSGSAVLEEDTRRLQNDPLRGRAIRSVFETLSLRSLTKGRIPYELEDQERSSAPWLKQVHQRAIALHHSSFFIFPAGMKARVIAYNILHHWLTEMLLMLIILVYSMMTAAWSRDTWPTLEKPSFMFFADVFFLCIYAIEFVARLFTSGAVSHSRAYFRSPWHCLDAAVLLLMILNCTNLQSMWNFSAFRLIRVLKSSTYVPIPINMKLLAKSLLRSTSNVVKVSTILFYVLLFFSLVGLQLFSGVLQYRCVSPTTKNVTNQLCRFNHSEKNESYYHGATCPSPHLCVADTYGNPHHGYRSFDSVGHSFLSAFQIMTFQGWTSLLQETSDTTSVAAILYFFLAILICAWIIPSLYLGVFIEKIEKTRRLFVQKQLQLFDGMLLEQRQRLNEAIKLRDFVERDESGKLRRHPIELIRSASRRIQRSKLSNSQTSIATESESGEPAVVVKKPIGDTTKGRSRWTDEQRVQLHLSLTRQRDIASGGERRRRVVIKNDGEISGGTAGLHSQRKGSESIGERAMMVTGDFALGGRVGVVQHHPLTHTIGAAHGTDLPLAVRLDNEEEQLRFLKDYQNPIDNDIMRRTNTFEDTNGNLHPSFVLTSTQRRGGSFDEASNTIRTTTEAAGVIPSRHSATLNGHNTSRMDSNGSLDEPTSKTQTVSKRGSPMPRLSSGQVPEVIIHDPEGGDFRFAETRSQKWGIVRNILHMFTEGYPRIITQYIREHRRMQRRFGLTPLNYVNKYEDDVLRKLRQRRVLQVKEPGAPSQTSRASGDEELVEVNGNKVILTDSDDIGDLSPIQMATNIVRNVPVTPFGAVMLVIVIVNGIFNATRYFQQPEYWETALFVLGIIFTSFFVLEIVVRVIGLGLVSFLLDFNNLLDVTVTILGFVELAYARSNVVTVLNWVRLLRLFRTLPFAPMRRVSRVLLLGFADMLYALFFFSIYMFMWILIGMSFFGGPNGMVDHTFQDYYTRGNFDTFSGASFAVSQAFSYTREEWVYLTWNGMQSRGEYTVLYFMAVVGVAFIARYFFVAVFAWAWQSEEEEEENYAAIAKGGSGGRREVTRLHWFDFTVWRSFKHIHGGFERRDVAPDEVFHLNEDMRKQLRIAEAKERFTKEALAQTDLAMSQRRMGSPMASPSATMGYNTDGCAPAAQVGTAPRYVNVGGQLQRHINPSVDFVDAQVPPLNAPISQFQAENAQLRFARRYSTVPASVYTPVIQDDGIDRPSPSARSSPSDAGERSGELGGESQQNGQEEGDGQYSPRGVSPNGTGGRATSTGLQRKSSVLGRFPRLGYDRAAGKKDGGSRSVSASAMQQTGDGNELRGDYVNEGEANGGSMVYEHILYPGPRLRYKHVMRNQYVRVFERCLDCNTYQQMPLRAPPNVQQRTPEELHAEHCHMAAVRSSRQLVLNAIMGYVRLQKDINQPPTRDAVETVLGQAWSCGMLLFETIEYLSCSDIEQREYRTWDRTLEALQLQQWLIGLHVGEEQVGRATLAYTLAHRKREKLAVEHKSFELSWRQRSFFFISPSNPVRRLSTRIIQSRWFDIFILTVIFIASFCLCFHIPGKANDPETGFVVLRAFDGIFTCIFLVEMIMKWISMGVILFRPEAYFWHWWNVFDFVIVIVSLIGLADQHSALRSIKVLRCFRILIPMRVSNFNRSLSKISSALLDCLPTVANILLLFFINYFVWAVLAVRLLNGLTHSCSDPSFVDITACEDAKHEWLPKVRNFDSFFQSLLTMIEVSVGSKWLDVIYTGVNGRTSEHAPMDDHYLARGFFFIVYYYVSHLILFSLFTASMIYSYLLTKNAAEGVLGITFEHQLWIRMQRMTLQLKPRVKLVPLCNQVSQFLHNVVIRPIFEVVGASVLLLNILTMALHWYGETKSKASVLAAFQYVWMFYFTVEAAMKIGAHGMRAFSRWAFSFDFFVLLLSFIGLIVDAASSEGMPFNVNVLRMLRLGRFFSAAKVFKPMRKQFSLLHEVLIRSAVSLANVTLILFLGVFVFTVLGLHLVGGVPVGEGGYFDDRYTNFNNFGNSLMMTFRLTTLENWSPSLREGMNVTRKCTEDDCSVNYGSAFYCLLLLVFLGLIVLSFYMAVIVDHYVTAARMNTSITRIEDLRRFRDLWSEFDPNGALVLHTHELPKLLESLRPPLGLTSRHNRVELLRLLREYDIPNHRGKVHYHEVLLPLARRVLAMAFSRDTMDYRTTFDTLWRHSEKSLRALPTVLGKRSHATAAQHFAASYVQAVCRRKKACREVQRVRSELWHEGRAVCDELGLPYADYGFGNLLLEGPDPMRDLVPRSASAASSGGKGTQKGASEAENAASSPLWRAGQAESPSSPRSEGETIDGRAPAARLPGAYQPAIEEREKRFGPDVPNALRRHETRSEKLRRKDEERMLQSTPDDAVSSPVSNVRSNSQRVNVGEYQPPLGTDPTSWLGSNVNRGSTVGGPTTESRTSSVMPAPQGPTAPE